In Balaenoptera musculus isolate JJ_BM4_2016_0621 chromosome 19, mBalMus1.pri.v3, whole genome shotgun sequence, one genomic interval encodes:
- the IST1 gene encoding IST1 homolog isoform X1 — MLGSGFKAERLRVNLRLVINRLKLLEKKKTELAQKARKEIADYLAAGKDERARIRVEHIIREDYLVEAMEILELYCDLLLARFGLIQSMKELDSGLAESVSTLIWAAPRLQSEVAELKIVADQLCAKYSKEYGKLCRTNQIGTVNDRLMHKLSVEAPPKILVERYLIEIAKNYNVPYEPDSVVMAEAPPGVDTDLIDVGFTDDVKKGGPGRGGGGGFTAPAGGPDGTVPMPMPMPMPSPNTPFSYPLPKGPSDFNGLPMGNYQAFPNIHPPQIPATPPSYESVDDINADKNVSSAQIVGPGPKPEASAKPPSRPMDTYDNFVLPELPSVPDTLPTASAGANTSASEDIDFDDLSRRFEELKKKT; from the exons ATGCTGGGCTCTGGATTTAAAGCTGAGCGTTTACGAGTCAATTTGAGATTAGTCATAAACCGTCTTAAactattggagaaaaaaaaaa CGGAACTGGcccagaaagcaaggaaagagATTGCTGACTATCTGGCTGCTGGGAAAGATGAACGAGCTCGAATCCGAGTGGAGCACATTATTCGAGAAGACTACCTTGTGGAGGCCATGGAGATCCTGGAGCTGTACTGTGACCTGCTGCTGGCTCGGTTTGGCCTCATCCAGTCTATGAA GGAGTTAGATTCTGGTCTGGCTGAATCTGTGTCTACACTGATTTGGGCTGCTCCTCGACTCCAGTCAGAAGTGGCTGAGTTGAAAATT GTTGCTGATCAACTCTGTGCCAAGTATAGCAAGGAATATGGCAAGTTATGTAGGACCAACCAGATTGGAACTGTGAATGACCGG CTAATGCACAAACTGAGTGTGGAGGCCCCACCCAAAATCCTGGTGGAGAGATACCTGATTGAAATTGCCAAGAACTACAATGTGCCCTATGAGCCTGACTCTGTGGTCATG gcAGAAGCTCCTCCTGGAGTAGATACAGATCTTATTGATGTTGGATTCACAGATGATGTGAAGAAAGGGGGCCCTGGAAGAGGAGGTGGGGGCGGATTCACAGCACCAGCTGGTGGACCTGATGGAACAGTGCCAATGCCCATGCCCATGCCTATGCCATCTCCAAACACTCCTTTCTCATACCCTCTTCCAAAGGGACCA TCGGATTTCAATGGATTGCCAATGGGAAATTATCAGGCCTTTCCCAATATTCATCCACCTCAGATACCAGCAACTCCCCCATCGTATGAATCT GTTGATGACATTAATGCTGATAAGAATGTCTCTTCTGCACAGATCGTTG GTCCTGGACCCAAGCCAGAAGCTTCTGCAAAGCCCCCTTCCAGACCCATGGATACCTATGACAACTTTGTACTGCCAGAATTGCCATCTGTGCCAGACACACTACCAACTGCATCTGCTGGTGCCAACACCTCAGCCTCTGAAGACATTGACTTTGATGATCTTTCCCGGAGATTTGAagagttgaaaaagaaaacatag
- the IST1 gene encoding IST1 homolog isoform X3: protein MLGSGFKAERLRVNLRLVINRLKLLEKKKTELAQKARKEIADYLAAGKDERARIRVEHIIREDYLVEAMEILELYCDLLLARFGLIQSMKELDSGLAESVSTLIWAAPRLQSEVAELKIVADQLCAKYSKEYGKLCRTNQIGTVNDRLMHKLSVEAPPKILVERYLIEIAKNYNVPYEPDSVVMAEAPPGVDTDLIDVGFTDDVKKGGPGRGGGGGFTAPAGGPDGTVPMPMPMPMPSPNTPFSYPLPKGPVDDINADKNVSSAQIVGPGPKPEASAKPPSRPMDTYDNFVLPELPSVPDTLPTASAGANTSASEDIDFDDLSRRFEELKKKT, encoded by the exons ATGCTGGGCTCTGGATTTAAAGCTGAGCGTTTACGAGTCAATTTGAGATTAGTCATAAACCGTCTTAAactattggagaaaaaaaaaa CGGAACTGGcccagaaagcaaggaaagagATTGCTGACTATCTGGCTGCTGGGAAAGATGAACGAGCTCGAATCCGAGTGGAGCACATTATTCGAGAAGACTACCTTGTGGAGGCCATGGAGATCCTGGAGCTGTACTGTGACCTGCTGCTGGCTCGGTTTGGCCTCATCCAGTCTATGAA GGAGTTAGATTCTGGTCTGGCTGAATCTGTGTCTACACTGATTTGGGCTGCTCCTCGACTCCAGTCAGAAGTGGCTGAGTTGAAAATT GTTGCTGATCAACTCTGTGCCAAGTATAGCAAGGAATATGGCAAGTTATGTAGGACCAACCAGATTGGAACTGTGAATGACCGG CTAATGCACAAACTGAGTGTGGAGGCCCCACCCAAAATCCTGGTGGAGAGATACCTGATTGAAATTGCCAAGAACTACAATGTGCCCTATGAGCCTGACTCTGTGGTCATG gcAGAAGCTCCTCCTGGAGTAGATACAGATCTTATTGATGTTGGATTCACAGATGATGTGAAGAAAGGGGGCCCTGGAAGAGGAGGTGGGGGCGGATTCACAGCACCAGCTGGTGGACCTGATGGAACAGTGCCAATGCCCATGCCCATGCCTATGCCATCTCCAAACACTCCTTTCTCATACCCTCTTCCAAAGGGACCA GTTGATGACATTAATGCTGATAAGAATGTCTCTTCTGCACAGATCGTTG GTCCTGGACCCAAGCCAGAAGCTTCTGCAAAGCCCCCTTCCAGACCCATGGATACCTATGACAACTTTGTACTGCCAGAATTGCCATCTGTGCCAGACACACTACCAACTGCATCTGCTGGTGCCAACACCTCAGCCTCTGAAGACATTGACTTTGATGATCTTTCCCGGAGATTTGAagagttgaaaaagaaaacatag
- the IST1 gene encoding IST1 homolog isoform X2 produces MLGSGFKAERLRVNLRLVINRLKLLEKKKTELAQKARKEIADYLAAGKDERARIRVEHIIREDYLVEAMEILELYCDLLLARFGLIQSMKELDSGLAESVSTLIWAAPRLQSEVAELKIVADQLCAKYSKEYGKLCRTNQIGTVNDRLMHKLSVEAPPKILVERYLIEIAKNYNVPYEPDSVVMAEAPPGVDTDLIDVGFTDDVKKGGPGRGGGGGFTAPAGGPDGTVPMPMPMPMPSPNTPFSYPLPKGPSDFNGLPMGNYQAFPNIHPPQIPATPPSYESIVGPGPKPEASAKPPSRPMDTYDNFVLPELPSVPDTLPTASAGANTSASEDIDFDDLSRRFEELKKKT; encoded by the exons ATGCTGGGCTCTGGATTTAAAGCTGAGCGTTTACGAGTCAATTTGAGATTAGTCATAAACCGTCTTAAactattggagaaaaaaaaaa CGGAACTGGcccagaaagcaaggaaagagATTGCTGACTATCTGGCTGCTGGGAAAGATGAACGAGCTCGAATCCGAGTGGAGCACATTATTCGAGAAGACTACCTTGTGGAGGCCATGGAGATCCTGGAGCTGTACTGTGACCTGCTGCTGGCTCGGTTTGGCCTCATCCAGTCTATGAA GGAGTTAGATTCTGGTCTGGCTGAATCTGTGTCTACACTGATTTGGGCTGCTCCTCGACTCCAGTCAGAAGTGGCTGAGTTGAAAATT GTTGCTGATCAACTCTGTGCCAAGTATAGCAAGGAATATGGCAAGTTATGTAGGACCAACCAGATTGGAACTGTGAATGACCGG CTAATGCACAAACTGAGTGTGGAGGCCCCACCCAAAATCCTGGTGGAGAGATACCTGATTGAAATTGCCAAGAACTACAATGTGCCCTATGAGCCTGACTCTGTGGTCATG gcAGAAGCTCCTCCTGGAGTAGATACAGATCTTATTGATGTTGGATTCACAGATGATGTGAAGAAAGGGGGCCCTGGAAGAGGAGGTGGGGGCGGATTCACAGCACCAGCTGGTGGACCTGATGGAACAGTGCCAATGCCCATGCCCATGCCTATGCCATCTCCAAACACTCCTTTCTCATACCCTCTTCCAAAGGGACCA TCGGATTTCAATGGATTGCCAATGGGAAATTATCAGGCCTTTCCCAATATTCATCCACCTCAGATACCAGCAACTCCCCCATCGTATGAATCT ATCGTTG GTCCTGGACCCAAGCCAGAAGCTTCTGCAAAGCCCCCTTCCAGACCCATGGATACCTATGACAACTTTGTACTGCCAGAATTGCCATCTGTGCCAGACACACTACCAACTGCATCTGCTGGTGCCAACACCTCAGCCTCTGAAGACATTGACTTTGATGATCTTTCCCGGAGATTTGAagagttgaaaaagaaaacatag
- the IST1 gene encoding IST1 homolog isoform X4, producing the protein MEILELYCDLLLARFGLIQSMKELDSGLAESVSTLIWAAPRLQSEVAELKIVADQLCAKYSKEYGKLCRTNQIGTVNDRLMHKLSVEAPPKILVERYLIEIAKNYNVPYEPDSVVMAEAPPGVDTDLIDVGFTDDVKKGGPGRGGGGGFTAPAGGPDGTVPMPMPMPMPSPNTPFSYPLPKGPSDFNGLPMGNYQAFPNIHPPQIPATPPSYESVDDINADKNVSSAQIVGPGPKPEASAKPPSRPMDTYDNFVLPELPSVPDTLPTASAGANTSASEDIDFDDLSRRFEELKKKT; encoded by the exons ATGGAGATCCTGGAGCTGTACTGTGACCTGCTGCTGGCTCGGTTTGGCCTCATCCAGTCTATGAA GGAGTTAGATTCTGGTCTGGCTGAATCTGTGTCTACACTGATTTGGGCTGCTCCTCGACTCCAGTCAGAAGTGGCTGAGTTGAAAATT GTTGCTGATCAACTCTGTGCCAAGTATAGCAAGGAATATGGCAAGTTATGTAGGACCAACCAGATTGGAACTGTGAATGACCGG CTAATGCACAAACTGAGTGTGGAGGCCCCACCCAAAATCCTGGTGGAGAGATACCTGATTGAAATTGCCAAGAACTACAATGTGCCCTATGAGCCTGACTCTGTGGTCATG gcAGAAGCTCCTCCTGGAGTAGATACAGATCTTATTGATGTTGGATTCACAGATGATGTGAAGAAAGGGGGCCCTGGAAGAGGAGGTGGGGGCGGATTCACAGCACCAGCTGGTGGACCTGATGGAACAGTGCCAATGCCCATGCCCATGCCTATGCCATCTCCAAACACTCCTTTCTCATACCCTCTTCCAAAGGGACCA TCGGATTTCAATGGATTGCCAATGGGAAATTATCAGGCCTTTCCCAATATTCATCCACCTCAGATACCAGCAACTCCCCCATCGTATGAATCT GTTGATGACATTAATGCTGATAAGAATGTCTCTTCTGCACAGATCGTTG GTCCTGGACCCAAGCCAGAAGCTTCTGCAAAGCCCCCTTCCAGACCCATGGATACCTATGACAACTTTGTACTGCCAGAATTGCCATCTGTGCCAGACACACTACCAACTGCATCTGCTGGTGCCAACACCTCAGCCTCTGAAGACATTGACTTTGATGATCTTTCCCGGAGATTTGAagagttgaaaaagaaaacatag